Proteins encoded together in one Deinococcus hopiensis KR-140 window:
- the tatA gene encoding twin-arginine translocase TatA/TatE family subunit yields the protein MPNLGAPELLLILVVALIVFGPRKLPELGKSIGQGLREFRRSTSAVSDELRRELDTQAPPTPTVPAVSVPETTPRA from the coding sequence ATGCCCAACCTCGGAGCCCCAGAACTGCTGCTCATTCTCGTCGTCGCTCTGATCGTGTTCGGTCCCCGCAAGCTGCCCGAGTTGGGCAAGAGCATCGGGCAGGGCCTGCGTGAATTCCGGCGCAGCACCAGCGCTGTGTCGGACGAACTGCGCCGCGAACTGGATACGCAAGCTCCCCCTACGCCGACCGTCCCGGCGGTGTCTGTACCTGAAACCACACCCCGGGCCTGA
- a CDS encoding DEAD/DEAH box helicase: MNFDQLIAPELAARLAERGITEATPIQVESLPHTLTGKDLIGRARTGTGKTLAYALPIIQTLEPSRERGRLPRAIVVAPTRELAKQVADEFSKSGLNLVTVTVYGGASYSPQENALRRGVDVVVGTPGRLIDHLERGNLDLSEVKYAVLDEADEMLSVGFADAIETILQKTPEARQTLLFSATLNDDIRRLSRKYLREPVVVDMVGEGKSQAAQTVEHLKVKVGRTRTRVLADLLTVYNPEKAIVFTRTKREADELAMELIHRGIESEALHGDLAQSQRERALGAFRAGRVGVLVATDVAARGLDIPEVDLVVQYHLPQDHESYVHRSGRTGRAGRTGTAIVMYGDRENRELRNLEYRTGVQFRERALPTPKEVAAASAKASADLVRKVDSGVASTFQAEAERLFSELGLEALARALAKISGVTEPVKAASLLSGEEGLTTIVLHAERMSVARAVALLARTTDLDTRRLGKVRQWQGGAVADVPSEFVEKLLAASPIEGEVGVEVAQELPELYEAPTREGRQGGGYGNRNASYRDEGGYRGGNRGGGYQGGGRSGYGNRDAGSQGGNRGGQGRWSRDRDGGNQGGERRREDFADREFVPAGR; this comes from the coding sequence ATGAACTTTGATCAACTGATCGCGCCCGAACTCGCGGCGCGTCTCGCTGAGCGCGGCATCACGGAAGCCACCCCCATTCAGGTCGAGAGTCTGCCCCACACCCTGACCGGGAAGGACCTGATCGGCCGTGCCCGTACCGGCACCGGCAAAACGCTGGCCTACGCGCTGCCCATCATCCAGACCCTCGAACCCAGCCGTGAACGGGGCCGCCTTCCGCGCGCCATCGTCGTGGCTCCCACCCGCGAACTTGCCAAGCAGGTGGCAGACGAGTTTTCCAAGAGCGGCCTGAACCTCGTGACCGTCACTGTATACGGTGGCGCGTCGTACAGCCCCCAGGAAAACGCTCTGCGCCGCGGCGTGGACGTGGTGGTGGGCACCCCCGGCCGCTTGATCGACCACCTGGAGCGCGGCAACCTCGACCTCAGCGAAGTGAAGTACGCTGTGCTGGACGAGGCCGACGAGATGCTCAGCGTGGGCTTTGCCGACGCCATCGAGACCATCTTGCAAAAAACGCCGGAAGCCCGGCAGACCCTGCTGTTCAGCGCCACGCTGAACGACGACATCCGCCGACTCTCGCGCAAGTACCTGCGTGAGCCCGTCGTGGTGGACATGGTGGGCGAGGGCAAGAGCCAGGCTGCGCAGACCGTCGAGCACCTCAAGGTCAAGGTGGGCCGCACCCGAACCCGCGTGCTGGCGGACCTGCTGACCGTCTACAACCCCGAGAAGGCCATCGTGTTCACGCGCACCAAGCGCGAGGCCGACGAGCTGGCCATGGAACTGATCCACCGCGGCATCGAGTCCGAGGCGCTGCACGGCGACTTGGCCCAGAGCCAGCGTGAGCGTGCGCTGGGAGCGTTCCGCGCCGGGCGTGTGGGTGTGCTCGTCGCCACCGATGTGGCCGCGCGCGGCCTGGACATCCCGGAAGTGGACCTCGTGGTGCAGTACCACCTGCCCCAGGACCACGAGAGCTACGTGCACCGCTCTGGGCGCACGGGCCGCGCGGGACGCACCGGCACCGCCATCGTGATGTACGGCGACCGCGAGAACCGCGAGCTGCGCAACCTGGAGTACCGCACGGGCGTGCAGTTCAGGGAACGCGCCCTGCCCACGCCCAAGGAAGTGGCGGCGGCGAGCGCCAAGGCGAGCGCGGACCTCGTCCGCAAGGTGGACAGCGGCGTCGCCTCCACCTTTCAGGCCGAAGCCGAGCGGCTGTTCAGCGAACTCGGTCTCGAGGCCCTCGCCCGCGCCCTCGCCAAGATCAGCGGCGTAACCGAGCCTGTCAAGGCTGCCAGCCTGCTGAGCGGTGAGGAAGGCCTGACCACCATCGTCCTGCACGCCGAGCGCATGAGCGTCGCCCGCGCAGTGGCGCTGCTCGCCCGCACCACGGACCTCGACACCCGCCGTCTGGGCAAGGTGCGCCAGTGGCAGGGCGGCGCGGTGGCCGACGTGCCCAGCGAATTCGTTGAGAAGCTGCTCGCCGCGTCGCCCATCGAAGGCGAAGTGGGCGTGGAAGTGGCCCAGGAGTTGCCCGAACTGTACGAAGCCCCCACCCGCGAAGGCCGTCAGGGCGGCGGCTACGGCAACCGCAACGCGAGCTACCGTGATGAGGGCGGCTACCGCGGCGGCAACCGTGGCGGTGGCTACCAGGGCGGTGGACGCAGCGGCTACGGCAACCGTGACGCCGGGAGCCAGGGTGGCAACCGTGGCGGCCAGGGCCGCTGGAGCCGTGACCGCGATGGCGGCAACCAGGGCGGCGAGCGTCGCCGCGAGGACTTCGCGGACCGCGAGTTCGTGCCTGCCGGGCGCTAA
- a CDS encoding RluA family pseudouridine synthase has translation MPAVPPDASLRLIATPGRLDAVLAELARVSRSQVAGWIAGGHVQVGGVVVHKAGLKLRGGEAMTVQVPPPPDATVAPEDVPLDVLYEDEHLIAVNKPPGMVTHPAPGVTSGTLVNALLGRMTLPEQPGAEGPEGYRPGIVHRLDKDTSGVIVVAKSVEAHARLAAAFKDRETRKAYLAIAAGMWRAEGPVNVDAPIGRHPTARQRMTVGGANPREAQTRFTPLDVHGDGHGRTLALVRAQPRTGRTHQIRVHLAHLGSPILGDPVYGRESAAMPRHALHAHFLALPHPATGERLHLHAPTPDDMFSAWVALGGRVPGELEREPGQAPVPPHPEQRL, from the coding sequence CTGCCCGCCGTGCCCCCAGACGCTTCCCTTCGCCTCATCGCCACGCCAGGCCGCCTTGACGCTGTGCTGGCCGAACTCGCGCGCGTGAGCCGCTCGCAGGTGGCCGGGTGGATCGCGGGCGGGCACGTGCAGGTGGGCGGCGTGGTGGTGCACAAAGCCGGCCTGAAGTTAAGGGGCGGCGAGGCGATGACGGTGCAGGTCCCCCCACCCCCCGACGCCACCGTCGCCCCAGAAGATGTGCCGCTGGACGTGCTGTATGAGGACGAGCACCTGATTGCTGTGAACAAGCCGCCGGGCATGGTCACCCACCCGGCGCCCGGCGTCACCTCCGGCACGCTCGTGAACGCCCTGCTGGGCCGCATGACCCTTCCCGAACAGCCGGGAGCGGAAGGTCCCGAGGGCTACCGCCCCGGCATCGTCCACCGGCTGGACAAGGACACCAGCGGCGTGATCGTCGTCGCCAAGAGCGTGGAGGCCCATGCCCGACTGGCGGCGGCTTTCAAAGACCGCGAGACGCGCAAAGCGTATCTGGCGATAGCGGCGGGCATGTGGCGGGCGGAAGGCCCTGTCAATGTGGACGCCCCCATCGGCCGCCACCCCACGGCCCGGCAACGGATGACGGTGGGGGGGGCCAATCCGCGTGAAGCCCAGACCCGTTTTACCCCTCTTGACGTGCACGGCGACGGACACGGCCGCACGCTGGCCCTCGTCCGCGCCCAGCCCCGTACCGGCCGCACCCACCAGATTCGGGTCCACCTCGCGCACCTCGGCAGCCCAATTCTGGGCGATCCGGTGTATGGGCGGGAGAGTGCGGCGATGCCCCGCCACGCCCTGCACGCCCACTTCCTGGCCCTCCCCCATCCCGCGACGGGCGAGCGGCTGCACCTGCACGCGCCCACGCCGGACGATATGTTCAGCGCTTGGGTGGCGCTGGGGGGCCGTGTGCCGGGGGAGCTGGAGAGGGAACCGGGCCAGGCGCCAGTTCCTCCCCACCCAGAGCAGCGGTTATAG
- a CDS encoding anti-sigma factor domain-containing protein, which translates to MSADLDTLTAYALGILSPEEEARVEAALDRDPALRARVQAERESLLTLVESLPEVELPAGAEERLMVRLSTERGQASPTNLHLSPPVQTSTPRRVPWLPLSAAGIAAALALAFALRPSADPLRQYAETPGAVTQPLAVNGARIGDLVRMGGGRAYLHLSAPPEAGRVYQMWQIQGKTPVPLGVFEGQGFLLTGLSPGATVAVSVEPPGGSPQPTTKPILVQQL; encoded by the coding sequence GTGAGTGCCGATCTGGATACCCTGACCGCCTATGCTCTGGGCATCCTCTCCCCCGAGGAAGAGGCCCGCGTGGAGGCCGCCCTGGACCGTGATCCGGCCCTGCGGGCCCGGGTTCAGGCCGAGCGCGAATCCCTGCTGACCCTGGTCGAATCCCTGCCTGAGGTGGAACTGCCCGCCGGAGCGGAGGAGCGGTTAATGGTCCGCCTGAGCACCGAACGCGGGCAGGCCTCACCAACGAACCTGCACCTTTCGCCCCCGGTGCAGACGTCCACACCGCGCCGCGTACCCTGGTTGCCCCTCAGTGCTGCGGGCATAGCGGCGGCGCTGGCCCTGGCGTTCGCGTTGCGCCCGTCGGCCGATCCGCTGCGGCAGTACGCGGAAACACCCGGTGCGGTCACCCAGCCCCTGGCGGTAAATGGCGCGAGAATCGGGGACCTGGTGCGCATGGGAGGTGGGCGCGCCTACCTTCACCTCAGCGCGCCACCAGAGGCGGGCCGTGTGTACCAGATGTGGCAGATTCAGGGCAAGACGCCCGTGCCGCTGGGGGTGTTCGAGGGTCAGGGCTTTTTGCTCACGGGCCTGTCTCCTGGAGCCACCGTGGCCGTGAGCGTGGAGCCGCCCGGAGGCAGCCCACAGCCCACCACCAAGCCCATCCTCGTGCAGCAACTTTAG
- a CDS encoding homoserine dehydrogenase produces MRTVTVGLLGCGTVGQNVLQLLKRRQNIFDDLGVRIEVTGVLVRDAGRERNVPEGTPLTADPAFLQESSVVIEALGGVEQPLALLLPYLRSGRPVITANKALLAERWDDLREHALAGRLYYEASVMAGTPVIGPMSTVLRASTFTRLQAVLNGTCNHILTQMEGGQSYAQALAEAQALGYAEDPPTLDVGGFDTAHKLTVLARFCADGNFPYGDVQVSGIEGVTLEDVAQARAAGERIKLVAELCCGGEGWRATVSPQRLPTTHPLCSEGASRNALVYEGEECGTLIFAGGGAGGMVTASAMVGDLLDWLIGFPGHVPLH; encoded by the coding sequence ATGAGAACGGTGACGGTGGGTTTACTGGGCTGCGGCACGGTGGGGCAGAATGTCCTGCAACTGCTGAAACGGCGGCAGAATATCTTTGATGACCTCGGCGTGCGGATCGAGGTGACGGGCGTGCTCGTACGCGACGCCGGCCGTGAGCGCAATGTGCCTGAGGGAACGCCCCTCACCGCAGATCCCGCCTTTTTGCAGGAAAGCAGCGTGGTGATCGAGGCGTTGGGCGGCGTCGAGCAGCCGCTCGCGCTGCTGCTGCCCTACTTGAGAAGTGGGCGGCCCGTCATCACCGCCAACAAGGCCCTGCTCGCCGAGCGCTGGGACGACCTGCGCGAACACGCCCTCGCCGGGCGGCTGTACTACGAGGCGTCGGTGATGGCGGGCACGCCGGTGATCGGTCCCATGAGCACTGTGCTGCGGGCCAGCACGTTTACCCGGTTGCAAGCGGTGCTGAACGGCACCTGCAACCACATCCTTACCCAGATGGAGGGCGGCCAGAGTTACGCCCAGGCCCTCGCCGAGGCGCAGGCGCTGGGCTATGCGGAAGACCCCCCCACCCTGGACGTGGGCGGCTTCGACACCGCGCACAAGCTGACAGTGCTGGCCCGATTCTGCGCCGACGGCAACTTCCCCTATGGGGACGTGCAGGTTTCAGGCATCGAGGGCGTGACGTTGGAGGACGTGGCGCAAGCGAGGGCAGCGGGCGAACGAATTAAACTCGTGGCCGAACTGTGCTGTGGGGGTGAGGGGTGGCGCGCCACCGTCTCACCCCAGCGCCTGCCCACCACCCACCCGCTGTGCAGCGAGGGAGCAAGCCGCAACGCCCTGGTCTACGAGGGCGAGGAATGCGGCACCCTGATTTTCGCTGGGGGCGGCGCGGGCGGCATGGTCACGGCCTCGGCGATGGTGGGCGACCTGCTCGACTGGCTGATCGGCTTTCCCGGGCACGTGCCGCTGCACTGA
- a CDS encoding RNA polymerase sigma factor gives MTADLPHEPTDEALIRAMAAGQEEALRELHRRHARLLYSLGHRMLRQRDDVESCVQDAFMNAWRHAARFDPSRASVKTWLVSIAHHRFLQELRDRPDPALEIEEWDAPTESADPTDRALAERAVEGLNASQRKLVELAYYRGYSHSELATLTGLPVGTVKSRLRAALEQMRGHLSRSAGGARRSGLLEGLEGGEHA, from the coding sequence ATGACTGCCGACCTCCCACACGAGCCCACCGACGAAGCGCTGATCAGGGCGATGGCGGCAGGCCAGGAGGAGGCCCTGCGCGAGCTTCACCGCCGCCACGCGCGGCTGCTGTACTCGCTGGGTCACCGAATGCTTCGGCAGCGCGACGACGTGGAGAGCTGCGTGCAAGACGCTTTTATGAACGCCTGGCGTCACGCGGCCCGCTTCGACCCTTCCCGGGCGAGCGTCAAGACCTGGCTGGTGAGCATCGCGCACCACCGCTTCTTGCAAGAACTGCGTGACCGCCCGGACCCAGCGCTGGAAATCGAGGAGTGGGACGCGCCCACCGAGTCGGCCGATCCCACAGACCGCGCCCTGGCCGAGCGGGCGGTGGAAGGCCTGAACGCCTCACAGCGTAAGCTGGTTGAACTCGCGTACTACCGCGGCTACTCTCATTCGGAGCTGGCAACACTGACCGGCCTGCCGGTGGGCACCGTCAAATCCCGCCTCCGGGCGGCGCTGGAGCAGATGCGCGGACACCTGAGTCGCTCTGCGGGTGGAGCGAGGCGCAGCGGCCTGCTCGAAGGTCTGGAAGGAGGTGAACACGCGTGA
- a CDS encoding CCA tRNA nucleotidyltransferase: MFRRRPALPPFPPGALLVGGAARDWLRGAAPKDFDWAAVDPKGAARATALQTGGTAFPLDEERGYWRVHAGADVQHDFVPLPKDVTEDLLRRDFTVNALALTETGQVLDPAGGQADLRARRLRMVSEANLQADPLRAWRAARLEVTLGFRQEAATEAAVRRVAAGLAAGLLSRPAPERVREEVHALLRCPEAARGVQRLENLGLLNLTVPELREGIGLTQGGFHHLDVFGHGVEALHQLLSRFPEAELSLRWATLLHDVGKPRTHTVNPETGRAAFHSHDRVGAELTREILTRLTLPAAEVERAAALVKAHMVPLPSGEREARRFVHRRRALLPDLLSLMLADREAARGPESSPATRHAYALGIERVLEALEEQPTAPPPLLTGGDVMALLKIAPGPAVGEALRALAEAQSLGEVRTLEEARALVLAQNARLL; this comes from the coding sequence ATGTTTCGCCGCCGCCCTGCCCTGCCCCCCTTTCCACCCGGAGCCCTCCTCGTGGGCGGCGCGGCCCGCGACTGGCTGAGGGGCGCGGCCCCGAAGGATTTCGACTGGGCGGCGGTGGACCCCAAGGGTGCGGCGCGGGCGACGGCGCTCCAGACGGGGGGGACAGCCTTTCCCCTGGACGAGGAACGGGGGTACTGGAGGGTGCATGCGGGTGCAGACGTTCAGCACGACTTCGTGCCGCTGCCGAAAGACGTTACCGAGGATCTGCTGCGGCGCGACTTCACCGTCAACGCCCTGGCCCTCACGGAAACAGGGCAGGTTCTCGATCCGGCGGGTGGGCAGGCGGACCTGCGCGCCCGGCGGCTACGGATGGTATCGGAGGCGAATCTGCAGGCCGATCCTCTGCGCGCCTGGCGGGCCGCACGCTTGGAGGTGACGCTGGGCTTTCGGCAGGAGGCGGCCACGGAAGCGGCGGTGCGGCGGGTGGCGGCGGGTCTGGCGGCGGGCCTTCTTTCCCGACCTGCCCCGGAGCGGGTACGGGAGGAAGTCCACGCCCTGCTGAGGTGTCCGGAAGCGGCGCGCGGGGTGCAGCGGTTGGAGAACCTGGGCCTGCTGAACCTGACCGTGCCGGAGCTGCGTGAGGGCATCGGGCTGACGCAGGGAGGCTTTCATCACCTGGATGTGTTCGGGCATGGGGTGGAAGCGCTGCACCAGCTGCTGTCGCGCTTTCCTGAAGCGGAGCTCTCCCTGCGCTGGGCCACCCTCCTGCACGACGTGGGCAAGCCGCGCACGCACACCGTCAACCCGGAGACGGGCCGCGCCGCCTTTCACAGCCATGACCGGGTGGGCGCAGAGCTCACCCGCGAGATTCTGACCCGCCTGACCCTCCCGGCCGCAGAGGTGGAGCGGGCCGCCGCCCTGGTCAAGGCCCACATGGTGCCTCTCCCCAGCGGTGAGCGGGAGGCGCGGCGCTTCGTTCATCGCCGCCGGGCCCTGCTGCCAGACCTGCTGAGCCTGATGCTGGCCGACCGGGAAGCGGCCCGGGGTCCCGAAAGCAGCCCGGCCACCCGTCACGCCTATGCCCTGGGAATCGAACGGGTGCTGGAGGCCCTGGAGGAGCAGCCCACCGCGCCGCCCCCCCTGCTGACGGGAGGAGACGTGATGGCGCTCCTGAAGATTGCCCCAGGGCCCGCTGTGGGCGAGGCGCTGCGAGCCTTGGCAGAGGCGCAGTCGCTCGGCGAGGTCCGAACGTTGGAGGAGGCGCGGGCCCTGGTTCTGGCGCAGAACGCCCGCCTCCTCTAG
- a CDS encoding glycoside hydrolase family 13 protein, whose product MSPSQHTPLTPEWVKDAVFYQIFPDRFARSGRESGLRLQPWGSAPTTDGYMGGDLWGVMERLDHIQALGVNAIYFCPVFQSASNHRYHTHDYFRVDPMLGGNEALRALIDAAHARGIRIVLDGVFNHASRGFFQFNDILEQGRGSAYLDWFHIQGWPLHPYDDAQPANYFAWWGIRALPKFNTNHPAVREFLWEVGEYWMRFGIDGWRLDVPNEIDDDDFWREFRRRVKAVNPDAYIVGEIWGDAHRWLAGDQFDAVMNYHFTRPCLAFFGARTLDHPMNERSGTGRVDPMDAPAFARRVEEVTRMYHPEIVRAQLNLLDSHDTARFLTAVGGDPTAFRLASVFQLTYVGAPCIYYGDEVGLPGGPDPDCRRAFPWEDGANWDRQTWELLQKLAAARHAAPALRRGEFRVTYAEGEALAYVREHAAGNAHVAINAALSPARLPLSAVHPGTYRDVLTGQAHTLAEGAGVDVPARGAVVLVQE is encoded by the coding sequence ATGTCACCTTCACAACACACGCCGCTCACTCCTGAGTGGGTGAAAGACGCCGTTTTCTACCAGATCTTTCCCGACCGCTTCGCGCGCAGCGGCCGGGAAAGTGGCTTGCGGCTGCAACCCTGGGGGAGTGCCCCCACCACCGACGGCTATATGGGTGGGGACCTGTGGGGCGTGATGGAGCGGCTGGACCACATCCAGGCGCTTGGCGTCAACGCGATCTACTTCTGCCCCGTGTTTCAGTCGGCTTCCAACCACCGCTACCACACCCACGACTACTTTCGGGTGGACCCCATGCTGGGTGGCAACGAGGCCCTGCGCGCACTGATTGATGCGGCGCACGCACGGGGCATCCGCATCGTCCTCGACGGAGTGTTCAACCATGCCAGCCGGGGGTTTTTTCAGTTCAACGACATTCTCGAGCAGGGCCGGGGCAGCGCCTATCTGGACTGGTTCCACATCCAGGGCTGGCCGCTGCACCCCTACGACGACGCCCAGCCTGCGAACTACTTCGCGTGGTGGGGCATCCGGGCGCTGCCCAAGTTCAACACGAACCACCCGGCTGTGCGCGAGTTTCTGTGGGAGGTGGGCGAGTACTGGATGCGCTTCGGGATCGACGGCTGGCGGCTCGACGTGCCCAACGAGATCGATGATGACGACTTCTGGCGCGAATTTCGCCGCCGGGTCAAGGCCGTGAACCCCGACGCATACATCGTGGGCGAGATCTGGGGCGACGCCCACCGCTGGCTGGCGGGCGACCAGTTCGACGCGGTGATGAACTACCACTTCACGCGGCCATGCCTGGCCTTTTTCGGAGCGCGGACGCTGGACCATCCCATGAACGAGCGCAGCGGCACGGGCCGGGTAGACCCCATGGACGCCCCTGCCTTTGCGCGCCGGGTGGAAGAAGTAACGCGCATGTACCACCCCGAGATCGTGCGGGCCCAGCTCAACCTGCTCGATTCGCACGACACGGCCCGCTTTCTGACGGCGGTGGGCGGCGATCCGACGGCCTTTCGCCTCGCCAGCGTCTTTCAGCTGACCTATGTGGGCGCGCCCTGCATCTATTACGGTGACGAGGTGGGCCTCCCGGGCGGCCCGGATCCCGACTGCCGCCGCGCCTTTCCCTGGGAGGACGGGGCGAACTGGGACCGACAGACCTGGGAACTGCTGCAAAAGCTCGCGGCAGCCCGACACGCCGCGCCCGCGCTGCGCCGGGGCGAATTCCGGGTTACCTATGCCGAGGGCGAGGCGCTGGCGTATGTGCGTGAACACGCCGCTGGGAACGCCCACGTGGCCATCAACGCGGCACTCTCCCCTGCCCGGTTGCCTCTGTCGGCGGTGCATCCGGGCACGTACCGCGACGTGCTGACCGGGCAGGCCCACACCCTGGCCGAGGGGGCCGGGGTGGACGTGCCCGCACGCGGCGCCGTGGTGCTCGTGCAGGAATAG
- the prfA gene encoding peptide chain release factor 1: MGRLEELASEFGLVERALGDPAMLADAREYARLTRRHRELTPVVTLYREYQAAQRDLAGARELLQDPDMRELAAGEVDSLVARLGELEAELEVLLLPTDPDDAKDVILEIRAGAGGAEAALFAVDLLRMYTRYAEGTGLKVNVLDASESDLGGASKVVAEVTGDMAFRAFKWERGVHRVQRVPATESQGRIHTSTVTVAVLPEAEQGEVQLDLSEVRIDVFRSQGAGGQGVNTTDSAVRAVYRAGTPDEITVVCQDGRSQIKNREKALVVLASRLAERERAAREARERSERASQVGTGERSEKIRTYNYPQNRVTDHRLEGEHKNFALDTVMEGGLVPVVAHLARDERERQLMALGTGDEAASGERGVYGTA, from the coding sequence ATCGGGCGGCTGGAGGAACTCGCGTCCGAATTCGGCCTCGTGGAGCGCGCGCTGGGCGATCCTGCGATGCTGGCCGACGCCCGCGAGTACGCGCGGCTGACCCGCCGGCACCGTGAACTGACCCCGGTGGTCACGCTATACCGCGAGTACCAGGCGGCCCAGCGGGATCTGGCCGGAGCGCGCGAATTGCTGCAGGACCCCGACATGCGCGAACTGGCCGCAGGTGAGGTGGACAGCCTCGTGGCCCGGCTGGGTGAGCTGGAAGCCGAGCTGGAGGTGCTGCTCCTCCCCACCGACCCCGACGACGCGAAGGACGTGATTCTCGAAATTCGCGCCGGAGCAGGCGGAGCCGAGGCGGCCCTCTTCGCGGTGGACCTGCTGCGCATGTACACGCGCTATGCCGAGGGCACAGGCCTGAAGGTGAACGTGCTCGACGCCTCGGAAAGTGACCTGGGCGGCGCGAGCAAGGTGGTGGCGGAGGTGACGGGCGACATGGCCTTCCGCGCCTTCAAGTGGGAACGCGGCGTTCACCGGGTGCAGCGGGTGCCCGCCACCGAATCCCAGGGCCGCATCCACACGAGTACGGTGACGGTCGCCGTGCTGCCCGAAGCTGAGCAGGGCGAGGTGCAGCTGGACCTGTCGGAGGTCCGCATCGACGTGTTCCGCTCCCAGGGCGCGGGCGGGCAGGGCGTGAACACCACCGACTCGGCGGTACGGGCAGTGTACCGCGCGGGCACGCCCGACGAGATCACGGTGGTGTGCCAGGACGGGCGCTCACAGATCAAGAACCGCGAAAAGGCGCTGGTGGTGCTCGCTTCACGCCTCGCCGAGCGGGAACGGGCCGCTCGGGAAGCGCGTGAACGGAGCGAGCGCGCCTCGCAGGTGGGTACGGGCGAGCGCAGCGAGAAGATCCGCACCTACAACTATCCGCAAAACCGCGTGACCGATCACCGGCTCGAGGGCGAGCACAAGAATTTCGCCCTGGATACGGTGATGGAGGGCGGCCTCGTTCCCGTCGTCGCCCATCTGGCGCGTGACGAGCGCGAGCGGCAGCTTATGGCGCTGGGAACGGGCGATGAGGCCGCCTCCGGAGAGCGGGGCGTGTATGGGACGGCGTGA
- a CDS encoding NUDIX hydrolase — MGRRDLLVAAGVLRDRFGRVLLVGNDWQGLGRVRHTLPGGVVEPGETLLEALYREIAEETGLKLTGIKHMAYTVHIEDERRGERAIAVAFEATWDGLLNPADPDGFIVEARFCTPDEAIDLLESPPMREPLSDYLRTGEPGRFYAFKGWDGRGGLRVPPLKPESSVR, encoded by the coding sequence ATGGGACGGCGTGACCTGCTGGTGGCTGCCGGGGTGCTGCGGGACCGTTTCGGGCGGGTGCTGCTCGTTGGCAACGACTGGCAGGGCCTTGGACGGGTGCGCCACACGCTGCCGGGCGGCGTCGTCGAGCCGGGCGAGACGCTGCTCGAAGCCCTCTACCGCGAGATCGCAGAAGAAACCGGCCTCAAGCTGACCGGCATCAAGCATATGGCCTACACGGTGCACATCGAGGACGAGCGCCGGGGCGAGCGCGCCATCGCCGTGGCCTTTGAGGCCACCTGGGACGGCCTCCTCAACCCCGCCGATCCCGACGGCTTCATCGTGGAGGCCCGCTTCTGTACCCCCGACGAGGCCATTGACCTGCTGGAGTCCCCGCCCATGCGCGAGCCGCTCAGCGATTACCTCCGCACCGGGGAACCGGGCCGCTTCTACGCCTTCAAGGGCTGGGATGGGCGCGGGGGTCTACGGGTGCCGCCGCTGAAGCCCGAATCATCGGTCCGGTAG